The Spirosoma radiotolerans genome has a window encoding:
- a CDS encoding FecR domain-containing protein — protein MENYSRYFKQGDLIAKYLKGELSDQEREELDAWIAQSDHNQALFARLTQKSAVAGELEKFGSSDKAEAWQRIIAETEYNATNRQSYIGIRLVPYVAAAVVLLIVGVLRYPFNRQSQPTNPVAQQPIDFAPGSNKAVLTLADASKIILDDVADGQIARQADVIITKTADGQLLYGESSATASAKLSNTQPSYNTITTPRGGKFRIVLPDGSRVWLNAASSLKYPTKFMGNERVVTLTGEAYFEIIPQKNAHKQALPFRVRSASQVVEVLGTHFNINSYADESSIKTTLLEGKVRVIKTSPHQAENSTEVILNPGEQAQLTADAKRRLNLIRKVDLEETIAWKNGQFQFKDTDLPTIMRQISRWYDVKVDFQGKLPDTKFRGKISRDVPLSQIFQILQLSGINFIIEGKKITVKS, from the coding sequence ATGGAAAATTATAGTCGTTATTTTAAACAGGGCGATCTGATTGCTAAATACCTCAAAGGCGAACTCAGTGATCAGGAACGAGAAGAACTTGACGCCTGGATCGCCCAAAGCGATCATAATCAGGCTTTGTTCGCCCGACTGACTCAGAAATCGGCTGTTGCTGGTGAACTGGAAAAATTCGGCTCGTCTGACAAAGCAGAGGCCTGGCAGAGAATAATAGCCGAAACAGAATACAACGCGACCAATCGCCAATCGTATATAGGTATACGTTTAGTGCCTTACGTAGCAGCAGCTGTCGTATTACTTATCGTTGGGGTGTTACGCTACCCATTTAACCGCCAATCGCAGCCCACTAATCCGGTTGCTCAACAACCCATCGATTTTGCTCCCGGTAGCAATAAGGCCGTTCTGACGTTGGCAGATGCGTCAAAAATAATACTGGATGATGTGGCAGATGGCCAGATTGCCAGACAAGCTGACGTTATCATTACGAAAACGGCTGATGGGCAATTATTGTACGGAGAAAGCTCAGCAACGGCTTCGGCCAAATTATCCAACACACAACCCAGCTATAACACCATCACGACTCCTCGGGGTGGCAAGTTCCGGATTGTCCTGCCTGATGGAAGCAGAGTCTGGCTCAATGCGGCTTCATCACTGAAATATCCAACAAAGTTCATGGGTAATGAGCGAGTGGTGACGCTCACGGGCGAAGCTTATTTTGAAATAATACCGCAGAAAAACGCGCATAAGCAGGCTTTGCCTTTCCGGGTACGTTCAGCTAGCCAGGTTGTGGAAGTGTTGGGTACACATTTCAACATCAATAGCTACGCTGACGAAAGCAGTATAAAAACAACCCTGCTGGAAGGCAAAGTAAGGGTTATAAAAACGAGCCCGCATCAGGCAGAAAACTCAACTGAAGTTATTCTTAATCCTGGCGAACAGGCCCAGCTAACCGCCGATGCAAAGCGCAGGCTTAATCTGATCAGAAAAGTAGATCTGGAAGAAACGATAGCCTGGAAGAATGGACAGTTCCAGTTTAAAGATACTGACCTGCCTACAATCATGCGGCAGATTTCCCGCTGGTACGATGTTAAGGTTGATTTCCAGGGTAAGCTGCCAGACACAAAATTCAGAGGTAAGATTTCGAGGGATGTGCCGCTCTCCCAGATTTTTCAAATTCTCCAGTTAAGTGGTATCAACTTTATAATAGAAGGAAAAAAAATAACCGTTAAATCCTGA
- a CDS encoding RNA polymerase sigma-70 factor, whose product MGVLKQLTSTKKNPVAASESLELEPLFKEFYDRLVYFSVQIIRDQVQAQDITQDAFIKYWQEREAIFPNKVAIKNYLYSTVRNASLNVIRHNKVVDDYQEQHGFLEAEELTIMDAIISSEVMAELHSAIEALPANYRTISEMSYLEGKKNQEIADELNMSINTVKKQKQRALELLRLRLSPELFAVLLTLGAAQLV is encoded by the coding sequence ATGGGTGTACTAAAGCAACTGACCTCAACGAAAAAAAATCCAGTGGCGGCTTCCGAGTCACTGGAGTTAGAACCTCTTTTTAAAGAATTCTATGATCGACTTGTGTACTTTTCTGTACAGATAATACGGGATCAGGTGCAGGCGCAGGACATTACACAGGATGCCTTTATAAAATATTGGCAGGAGCGAGAAGCTATATTCCCTAATAAAGTGGCTATCAAGAATTACCTCTATAGTACTGTACGGAATGCCAGCCTGAACGTAATCAGGCATAATAAAGTAGTTGATGACTATCAGGAGCAGCATGGATTCTTGGAAGCGGAAGAATTGACCATTATGGATGCCATTATTTCTTCTGAAGTAATGGCTGAACTTCATTCGGCTATTGAAGCACTGCCCGCCAATTACCGCACCATCTCTGAGATGAGTTATCTGGAGGGGAAAAAGAACCAGGAGATTGCCGATGAACTGAACATGTCGATCAATACGGTCAAAAAGCAAAAGCAGCGAGCGCTCGAGTTGTTAAGGTTGCGCCTTTCGCCAGAATTATTCGCTGTTCTACTCACCCTTGGGGCTGCTCAGTTGGTATAG